The Manis pentadactyla isolate mManPen7 chromosome 12, mManPen7.hap1, whole genome shotgun sequence genome contains the following window.
GGGTGTTACAGTAGTTAGGGGAAGGGTGGTGATGAGGAAGGTCCAGAGAACCTCCTACTTAAATCTTGAGGGTCTCTGTGCTACCCTCCCAATCCTGTCCTTAAAGGGCCAGTGCCCCTTTTCTCAGCTCACTGCATGTTTCATTCAAACCCCCTTGGGGAAATCATCTCTTGCTCTCCAGGTGGGTCTCCTGCAGCCCCCAATGCTTTCTCCATCCACCCTTGGTCACACTGCAATTCTTACAGGAGCCTCAGCAAGAAGGGTCCTTGACCTTGCCTTCCCACTCCCCCACCACTGCTTTCAAGGGCACACCCAGTTGGGACCCTCCCCATTGGGCAAAGGGAATCCTTCCACCTAaatcttccttccctcttctggATCCTATTCAGGGTACTTGGGAATCCAGAATTCCAGATCCACATGGAATGAGCTCATGGATAAGGCCTGTGTAGCTTCCTGAGGGCAGACCATGCAGCCAGGGTTGCCCCATCCTACCGCCCAGGGCACCTGTTAGCAGAGGGATAAGGAAGGCGGGGTCCTTAGGTGCATACACAGGGGCCTGGCTACACAGGACAAAGCTCGGATGGGCAGCAAAGGGAGCCAGACTGATCACAGGAGTTTACCTGTACCCCACATTCTAGCACAAAGCTCCTTTGATTCAAAATGTTTTCCACTGAACCTGGCCTTCTAGGTCATTCTGAAAATACATTTGCCACGATAGGAAGAgagaacatatatttttaaaattagttcttAATTGTgggaaaatacacataaaatttactataagTGGCACTGGGTACAtgcacagtgttgtgcaaccaccacccCTATCTAGTGCCAGGacattccatcaccccaaaatgaAACCCCATCCCCATAAGCACTCACTCAccagcctcctcccccagcccctggcagccaccaatctgctttctgtctgtaaggatgtgcctgttctggacatttcatgtaaatggaatcatacactatgtggccttctgtgtctggcttctttcactcagcatgttttcaaggctcatccatgttgtagcgtgAATCAGAGcaccattcctttttttttattttggtgtcattaatatacacttatatgagcaacattgtagttactagattgcccccattatcaagtccccaccacataccccattacagttactgtccatcagtgccatttttatgactgagtgattattccttttttatggatctactatattttgaaaaatccattcatgtgttgatagacatttaggatgtttcttccttttggaagagagaatatattttacttaattgtTTGTAGTTTGAGTTCACAGCTGATCAATATTTAGATGTATAGTCTGTAGGCCTCCCTTCTAATTCTTGCCCTCAGGCAAGACTGTTCTGTTTATAATTGTGTCTGTCTCCCAAACCCAACTGTGGCTTCCAAGTcagattttattctttattcccTGTGCAGGAGTTGGGGTAGGCACCTAGTGAGTACCACTAAGTAATAATTCTTAAGTAACagttatgtgtcaggcactgttctaggcacaggGGATTTGGCTGTAGAGGTAAGCAAGACAAACAGAAAATGTTACCATGCAGGTCACTTcctagtggtggtggtggggagacatcatatacaaataaatggaataaagGTGACTGGTATAACTGCAGTATAGGGTTAGTTACAGGAAGTAACTATGGAGTTATGGAGAAGGGCTGTATAGGGTGCAGGCTGGGTGATCAAGGACTACTTGTCTGAAGTGACATTTGAGCCACTAGCTGAATAGCAGAAGCCAGCTGTGTGATGAGTCATTCCAAGCAGGAAgaaaagcaaatgcaaaggccctgcgGTGGGAATGCAGTTGGGTGGTTTGAGAGAACTAAGGCTGGAATGTAGGAGGGAGGAGTGATCTAGGGAGAGAGTATCAGAAGATGAGATCGGTGAAGTGGGTGGGGACTTCTGGGCCCAAGTAGGgattttggatttttcttctaAGTTTGGTGGGGAGCCAGTGGAGGGTGGTAAAAGTGGCTGGGAGAGATAGTGGATACATTCAGAATATGTTTTGGAGGCAGGGCCTCCAATATAGGGTGGTTTGGAGGGGAactgagggaaagagagaaactgaggctgagtcCTAGGTTTGGGGCATGAAAAACAGAATGGGTGAGTTCCCATACATAGTAGGGGAGAGTTAGGTTGAGGGGGCAACCAAGAGTTCACTTTTGAAAGTGTTCAGTTGGACTTATATATTAGACTAGAGGCTTCTGGACATGAGTCCAAAACCAGGCGAGAAGTCAGAGCTAGAGATATAAATTTGAAAGACATCAGCACACAGATGACGATTAAAGCATGAGATTGGAATTTGTCAGGATCTGAGTGTGGGCAGGAAAGAGAATGTGTGTACTCAAACAGTAATTGATGAGAACTTAGTAAGGAGAGGGTTTACAAAGATTTAAGGAAATGATCAAGGTATTGTAAACACCCTAGGTTAGCAACAGCCAGCAGCTCTTAACACCCCTTGGACCTAGAGAAAGAGTCAGCTGTGTGTAGCTCCACAGAGGGAAGAGATGTGGGATAAACATCCTGACCTCACTCTCCTCTCTCCCATCAGCCAACCTCCATGGAAGCCCGAGGGGAAGGAACCTGTTGAGCAGGTGCAACACAGATCTGAGAAGAGATGCGCTGGAGATAGGAGGAAAACAAAGAGAGTGGTGTCCTTGGAGACGGAGGGGCAAATGGAGAGGAAGTCAGGGAAGAGCCAGTGACCAGGTCTGGCAAAGGGAGTTCATCAGTGTCCTTGGATGGAGGAATCTCAGTGGGATGGTGGGACCAAAAGCACGGCTGGCATGGCCGAAGGAGAGGCAGGAGGTGATAAAGTGGAAAGAACATTATAAGAAACAACTCTCTCCAAAGGCATACTTTAATCATCATCATCTCACAAGCAAGTAGGCAgtgctattcccattttacaaacaaggGAACTGAGAGAATGGGATGGAATCCAGTAGGGCCCAATTCCAATTAGGCCAATGAGGTCAGAGGGAGGAGGGCAGCAGGTTGAGATTGGGACTCAGGAGGGAGTAGAataagagaggaggaggggagaggggacacCAGGGCAGtcagggagctgggggaaggagtGATCAGTTGGATTATTGGGGGTTCCTGAGGCTGTGTGGCCTCCCACTTTCTCTAGATAATTAAATCTTTCTTCCTGGTCACCCCAGTATGGAAAGAGAGGGACGGAAGGGGGTTTTGGAGAGAGCCTGCTGGAAGAGAGTGGACAAGTCCCTGGGGGTGGGTCCCCTCTGTGGGAGAGTTGATCCTGCCCTGGAACGCacgctctggccccacctgcaGGGAGCTGCTCCCGCCGGCAAGCTTGAATACCTCTTTGGGACTTTCCCAGCCGCCTGGGCCCAAGGTGACCGACTTTCAACCGCAGACGCTGGGCTGAGCCCTGGGCACTCTCTCTAGGTCCGTCCCTCCCTCTACCCTCAGTCTGGGAGTGCGCTTGGCTGCGGAAGCCCCGCGGACTTTCGGGAACGGGGTGAGGGCAGCGCGGGCAGCTTGGCGCCGGCAGCGGCGTACCGCTGGAAGCCTCGCAGAACCCAGGCTCCGGGAGGAAGACCCCGGCACGCCTTGAGACGGCTCCTGGCGCCCTCACCAGCCCGCGCTGAACGCCGCAGGGGTGAAATGTGAATGGGCTGACCAGAGGCCAGGGGCGTCGCTGCTTGCTGGGTGGTACCGGCTGGGCGGGGCTGCCAAGGCCCTGGAAAGGTGGCTTCGGGAGACACCCCCAGCAGAAAGCCATTGGTTCAGAGCCCAGCCCAGCGCGCCGCTGGGGCCAAGCCTTCTGGCAATGCGGGGATCTCAGGGCCAAAAAGGTGCCGGGGTGGCTGGCGTCCATTGAGTGAAACAGCACCTGGACTGGCCCCACCGGTAGCGGACTAGTCTAGGGAAGCCTTCTTCCAAGAAGTCCGGTGCCCTGAGGAGCGTCAGTGGACGAAATTCGGTGCCCTGTCAAGGCTCTCCCGCCTCGAGGGCGGGGCCAGAGCCCTTCAGGCAGGTGCAGGGGGCGGTGCCCGGCCCTGCCCCCGGGGGCCGTTCTTGGAGGCCAGGGGAGGGTCAGAGAAGAGGCCGGTGCAGGCGACGCCTTGGAATCCTCGGGCGGCGACGACGGCCAGAGGTGCCGCGCAGAGCAGTGTTCCAGCTCTGGGCATCAACCCTCCCGGTGCTGGGAACTAAGCCTTCCGCATTGCTCCCAAGCCTGGATACCGACGACCCCGGGCCGGAAAGCGGAGCCCTGGGGTCGTTCGAAGAGTGGGGCCCCGAGTTCCTCTAGTCAGACAGATAAGTCCGAGCAAAGCAGGGTTCGGAGACCACCAAGCAAGAGAGCAAAGTCCTCGGGCCATCAGCCGGGCAGGACGCAGAGCGCCCTGAGACGTCCGCAGCTGGGAGCTTTGAGAGTCCTGGCCCAGGTAGCCACGACGCCGAGCCGTCTGAAGAGCGAAGCTCTGAGGTCCCGGGACAGTGTCTCCCTCCGGCTCTTCCTCTTCAGGGGCAGACTTGGAAGCTCCTTGGCTGCGTTTGCTGAGCCCCGAGACCCCACAACAGCCCCCAGAGGAGCTGTTCATGGAGACGCCCATCGAGCTAGAAATCCGCCGCAGCTGTGAACGCGAGGAGAGCCTGCGCCGGAGCCGGGGCCTGAGCCCGGGCCGCGCCGGCCGCGAACTCGTCGAGCTGAGGGTGAGGCCGGTGCTCAGCTTGCCGGGATCCGGCCCCGCGCTGCCGCGCGCCTTGGAGCGCGCGCGGGCGGGCGCGCAGATGCAGCGAGACATCGAGCGGGAGGCCCACCGGCAGGCGGCGCTAGTGCGCCCTGAAGCCCCGGAGCAGTGGGCCCGGCAGCCGCCGCAGCCACTGGGCGAGCTCAAGCGCTTCTTTGAGGCCGCGGGGGGAAGTGGCTCCTCATCGGCGGTGGAGGGCAGCGCTGACCCGCAGAGGCTGCTCGAGTACGGAGGCCGGCCGCCCTCGGCCGTGCAGGGCCGCTGCCGGGTGCTGGCCCGCATCCCGCCACCGATCGCGCCGTcgctgctggagcaggaggtgCGCGAAGTGCATGAGCGCGAGCGGGAGCTGCAGCGCCAGCGTCTCAGCGTCTATGGCACTGCCGAGTTCAAGGAGCCCGCGCCGAGCCTCATGGGTAAGCCATACGCACTCGGACGTCGGGACCCCCGTAGGGCTCCGGCCTCCCTCATAGATTACCCCCTCTCTGGCCTCCTGATTCCCAGGGCCCGCTTCCTGGCTCGCAGACTCCTGAGACCTCCTCTTAACTCCCCGTTCCCTGCCTACCCTCCCGGGCTGCCCAGTCCCTGTGCTCCAGCCCCCGCTCGCAGTGCTAGACTCCGCGATCCGCTCCATGGACTcgtggtgggggaagggaggaggattCCAGGTGTCTTTGTCGGGTTGCAGGGGACCCTGCCTGGGTTCTCACTCTTGGGTCCTCCCAGTGAATAATTCGGGtctctgcctcccttcctccctccgaATGGAGGCCTCCATGGGGCCGGGGGAGGTAAACGCCTGTGTGTTTAAGTAGCGCGGCCGGCTTCCTCCGTCCCGGCCGCCTCCAGCCGGTGAGAGGGGCACCCCCGGCTGAACACCTCTTCCCCTGCAGCGAGCGGCGGTGACGGAAAGCTGGCGATGATCTGGCCTCCCCGCAGAAGGGCTTCGGAAAACGGCCTGGGGCAGGTGAGCTCTTCCCTCGTGGCGGTGGCGTTTGTCGGTGCCCCGCCCCGCTCGCGGCGCCGAGGTGTTGGCGCCCCCTGGGAGGTTACTCTGGGGTAGGACACAAAGTCCCGGCGCGGCCAGAGGGTAACGAGGAGGCGGTGGTCCTGGGATCCAAACTGCCCCAGCCTGCGCCTGGGTGCGCGATGCGCGGTCCCTGAAGCTGGCCCTCGGTTTGCCCCCCCTCTCCCAGGAAGAGCAGAAAGAAACCTTGAGGTTCGAGCCGACGGGGACCCACGGCCGGAAGTAACATGCCCATCAGAGGACCCCGGCAGGGGCGCCCAGGAGTGGCCTCCGGATCGGCGGGAGGCCAAGAGAACGGCCAGCGGTCTGAGCCAGGGAAGATGAAATTGACTAGCCCATCTTTGGACCTTTGTGAAACTGACCAGCCTCTTCTATAAAACTGCAGTGCGCGTTGGGAAACGCCACCACGCACAATCCCGCCAAGTGAAACTGTCCAACCCATTAATGCCTAACTGCAAACCTAACTAGCCTCTGGCTCCGGCCTTGACTGCTGGAGGACCGCCTTGTTTGCCCATCCCCTGTCCCCAGTAAAGCCCTTTCTTTTTGGGCAGTGCAGGCTCTTTTCTTCTGGGTCCTATTTTCCTGGGGTGGGGCGGGAGCGCGGCGAGCGGAGGAAGTCTTAAGAAAGCCTCAGCAGAGGAATGCGGAATTGTGCCCTTATCACCCCGTTCCCGGGCTGCTGGTTTCCCACTGCCCAGCCCGGGTCTTAGTGTCCCCTGGCGGTGCGTGCGCGAACTGCGGCGTCTGGACGACGGAGTTCAAGCCCTCCTTTACTAAATTTTGTCTCCGTTTGGTGCCAGTGGAGTGCCCCGCACTGGGCGCTGGCTAAAGGGAGGTGATGAGGCTGTTCCTGTCCTGGAGACGTGGACAATAGCGACTTCTCAAAAAAGGCGGGGCTGAGAGTACATGCTTATTAACAGGGCATACAAAGCCACTTATAATCTCCCCAGTGATAGAAAATCTTAGATGCCTACAGGCCCCAGGCAGATATTATGAGAGATGGGTGTGCTGGGAAACAAATGCCCCGTTTCAATGGGCAGCTAAGTTTCTCCCTATCAGCTGTGTTACCAATGAGTGATCTGTGGTGTCAGAGCTTTTGCTTTTCCAAAGCAACTGGAAACCCAGCCTTTAAAAAAGAAGTATGCTGAACTTTAAATGTGACTAttggaacattttttaaatgggggaCACGCAGGAGGGAGCAGCAATAGACTTTGTAGCTGTCAATCAGCAGGCCCTCCTTAACTTCTGTCTCAAGACAAGGGGTCCAAGGCCCTTCTAGGTGGTATTCAAGAGGCTGTTAACACCCCAAGTTTAAGAGTCTGTCTGTTCAGTGTATTCCCTTGTTTTTGGTGTACCAGCTTCATAGAGGTTCACTGAGAACCAGAAAATGTTGAGACTCAGGAATGTTTTGGAATCA
Protein-coding sequences here:
- the MISP3 gene encoding uncharacterized protein MISP3 is translated as METPIELEIRRSCEREESLRRSRGLSPGRAGRELVELRVRPVLSLPGSGPALPRALERARAGAQMQRDIEREAHRQAALVRPEAPEQWARQPPQPLGELKRFFEAAGGSGSSSAVEGSADPQRLLEYGGRPPSAVQGRCRVLARIPPPIAPSLLEQEVREVHERERELQRQRLSVYGTAEFKEPAPSLMASGGDGKLAMIWPPRRRASENGLGQEEQKETLRFEPTGTHGRK